DNA from Nitriliruptor alkaliphilus DSM 45188:
CGGCCGACGACCGGCTGCCCCTGGACCGGGAGCAGCTCGACGACCTGGTCGCGGACCCGACCTCGTTCGTCGGGGCCGCGCCGGTCCAGGTCGCCCGGTTCGTCGAGGCCGTCGGGGACCTGACCAGCCGCTACCCCGAGGCGGCGCGGTACCGCCCGGGCGCGATCCTCTGAGCCGCGGTGACGGGACCGCCCGCTGACCGATCGAGCTGGCGGGCGAGGCCCTCGAGCAGCGACGTCAGGCTCTCGGCCGCTCGGTGGATGCGGCGTCGACCGACCGCGAGGTGACCGGGCGGCCGGCTCGCCGGGTCACGCTCGGCGTGGAAGCGGACGTCGCTGCCGCTCCCGTGGTCGCTCGGGATCTCCTCGACCGTGATGGTCACCAGCCAGCGCTCCCCGGCGGTGGTCATCGTCACCGTCAGGTGCTCGGGTTCGATGCGATCCTCCACGTGGACGGTGATGCGGTCCATGTGCGCGCCGCTGCGGCGGGTGATGGTCGCACGTGCACCGATCCCCGGGGCCGTCCCGGCGGTGAGGTCGCCGACGACGTCCTCGAGGTCGAGCGCACGGTCGTCGATGACGAGCTGGTCGAGGTCGAGGATGCGCCGCCACACCTCGAGGGGTGGGACGGGGACCCAACGTCTGACGGTGATGGACTGCACGGCTGCTCTCCCGCCGGCGGGTGACCCGTCCCGCCGCGCACGAGGTGACGCTACGCGGTCAGCACCACGGGTCGGGAGGGGCGGAGGGCCTTTGCGAGAGGGCCGGTCGGCCACCGGGGTGGACCCGCCTACCATCGGCGGTCGTCATCCCCGTCCCGTGAGGCCCTCCGTGACCCCTGCTCCCGTCCGCGTGCGCTTCTGCCCGGCCCCGTCCGGCGTGCTGCACGTCGGCAGCGTCCGTGCCGCGCTCTACAACTGGTTGCACGCCCGGCACCACGGCGGCACGTTCGTGTTCCGGATCGAGGACACCGACGCCGCACGTGCGACCGAGGAGTCCATGCGGTCCATGGTCGAGGCCCTCTCGTGGGTGGGGCTCGACTGGGACGAGGGCCCGGACCCGGCCGACCCGCTCGGTGCCGAGCGTGGCGGCCACGGCCCCTACCGCCAGTCGCAGCGCACGGCCCTGTACGCGGCGGTCGCCCGTCGCCTGGAGGAGGTCGGCGCGCTCTACCACGACTTCCGGACGGCCGAGGACCTCGAGGCCTGGCGCGAGCAGGCGCGCGGCGGACAGGGGGGCGGCCCACCGGTCGTCAAGGCCGCCGTCTTCCGCCACGGTCCCGACGACCTCGCCCGGTTCGTCGCGGAGGGTCGCCCGTCCTCGCTCCGGCTGGCCACCCCCGACGACGGCAGCGTCGTGATCGACGACCTGGTCCGCGGCGAGGTCCGATTCGACTGGTCGCAGATCTCCGACCCGGTCCTGGTGCGCTCGGACGGTTCGGCGACCTACCCCCTCGCCAACTCGATCGACGACGTCGCCCAGGGCATCTCGCTGATCTGCCGCGGCGAGGACCTGCTGTCGGTCACCCCGCGTCAGCTGCTGATCCACGAGCTGCTCGTCCGCGACGGTCTGATCGACGAAGCGCTCGCGGAGGTCGGGATGCCCCCGCGTGAGGCGACCTGGCAGGGGCCGACCAGCTTCGCCCACCTGCCGATGGTGGTCGGCACGGACCGCAAGAAGCTGTCCAAGCGGCATGGGTCGGTCGCGATCCAGGAGTTCGCCCGGCAGGGGTTCCTGCCCGCCACGCTGCGCAACTACCTGGCGCTGCTCGGTTGGTCGCACCCGGATGGCCAGGAGCGGCTGACCGACGAGGAGCTGGTCGCGACCTTCGACCTCGCGGGCGTCGGACGCTCCGCGGCCGCCTTCGACGTCGAGAAGCTGACCGCGTTCAACGGCGAACGGATCCGCGAGCTCGACCCGGCCGAGCTGTCGGCGCTGCTCGTGCCGTTCCTCGACGGCACCTACGGCGACCGGCTCCTCGACGACCCACCGACCGAGCCGCAGCTGGCGATCGTCGGTGGCCTCGTGCCCCTGGTGCAGGAACGCATGCAGCGGCTCGACGAGGTGCAGGCCTACGCCCCGCCGTTCCTCACCGACGAGGTCGCCCTGGACGAGGCCGCCGTCGCGAAGGTGTTCACCAAGGCCGGTGCGGCCGCCGCGATCGCCGCCGCCCGGCGCGAGCTCGGGGACGTCGAGTGGACCGTCGAGGCGATCGAGGCGGCGCTCCGTGGGCTGCCCGAGGAGCTCGGCATCGGGTTCGGCAAGGTCGCCCAGCCGATCCGCGTCGCGGTGACCGGCTCGTCGGTCAGCCCGCCGCTGTTCGAATCGATCGAGCTGCTGCCCCGCGACGTGGTGCTCGCACGCCTCGACGCCGCACTGCCGGTCGCGGAAGCCAACGCGCCGGCCGGCTGAAGCGTTCGGCGGCCATCGGTCGCGGGTCGCGCATCGCGTCCCGTGCTTTGCGCGTCCCGGTCCCCGTCCGTACCATCCCCAGCCGCGTGCGCCGTCGGCCCGTCCGACGTCGCGCGGGACCACCTTTCGGGGGTGGTGTAATCGGTAACACGGCTGGTTCTGGTCCAGTTATTGAGGGTTCGAGTCCTTCCCCCCGAGCAGGGTCGCGCAGCGTCCGCGCCGCGTTCGACCCACCGGGGCCTACCTCGGTAGGCTCCGCACCGCTCCCACCCCGGTGGGAGCACCGACAACCAAGCTCCCGTCGTCTAGAGGCCTAGGACGCCGCCCTCTCAAGGCGGTAACGCCAGTTCAAATCTGGTCGGGAGTACACCTTCCACGATCCGTGGATGATCGCGAGAACGGGTCCGCACTCAGCGTGCGGACCCGTTCTCGTCGTCACCGCTCGCCAACAGGTGCGGGGCGTACCGTCGGAGCATCTCGACGGCGAAGAGGATCTTGTCCTGCACCCGTTGACCTGACGGGTGGGAGCACGACCAGAGTTCGAGGTTCTCCATCCGGTTGTCGGATCGGTCCCCGTTGCGGTGGTGGACGGTCTCGTCGCTGCGCAGGGGCCGGCCCAGGTGGCGGGCCATGACGAGCCGATGTTCCGCGATCTTGCGCTCCCCGCCGGTGAGCCAACGGTCGCGACGGGCCACCGACACGATCCAGTACCCGTGGTGCTCGAAGCCGTCACCCGTCACGAGCCGGATGGGATCGTGGGCTCGGACGTCACCGGTCAGCACCACACGCTTGTAGTGGGTGGTGCACAGCCCCCGGCAGTGCCGGCGACGGTCGCAGCCCTCGACGTCGCACGGCCCGGTGGCGCGGAGGGGGAGGTCGGCTCGGACGTCGCCGTGGGACCGCCAGCGTTGGTAGTGGGCGTGGCACCAGCCGCGGGTCTTCGCGTCGCGGTCGCACCCGTCGACGCTGCAGGTGCGGGGTCGCTCGCCACGGACCGCGGACCCGGTCCGCAGCCAGCGCTTGTAGTGCATCCCGCACCACGCCCGGGCGTACACGGCGCGGGTGCAGTTCGGTTCACGGCAGGTGGGCTCGTCGTCACGGGCCACGCGGCGCTCCTGACCTCGGCGTGGTCCGCCCCCCAACCAGGATGCTGCCACGGCACCGTGACACGCCGCGGCGAGCGTCCACACGCCGGACGGTCAGCCGGTCGTCGGCGTGGGGGTCGAGCGCAGCACCTCGGCGTAGGTGATCGTGCCCGCCTCGGCCAGGGCGAGCGCCTCGTCGCGGAGGCTGCGCATCCCGGCGTCCCGGGCGGCGCGGGCGAGCTGGCTCTCGGTGGCGCCCTCGCCGATCAGCTCACGCAGCTGCTGGTCGATGGTCACCTGCTCGCTGACGGCGGTGCGGCCGACCTCCCCGGTACCGCCGCACGCGTCGCAGCCGCTGCCGCGCCGTGGCGTCACGTCCTGCAGGTCGGAGGCCGTGAGGTGCAGGCGCCGCAGGACGCGATCCTCCGGTTGGTCAGGGCACGCGCAGCCCTCGCAGACCCGACGGACGAGCCGCTGGGCCATCACGAGCTCGAGTGCGGCGGCAGCCAGGAACCGATCGACCCCGAGGTCGACCAGGCGCGCGATGGACGCGACGGCGTCGTTGGTGTGCAGCGTGGCGAGGACCAGGTGACCGGTGGCCGCGGCCTCCACCGCCAGCTGCGCCGTCTCGGCGTCGCGGATCTCGCCGACGAGGAGGACGTCGGGGTCTTGGCGCAGCACGTGACGCAGTCCGCGGGCGAAGGTCAGCCCGATGGCGGGCTCGATCTGGGTCTGGTTGATGCCGGGCAGCTGGTACTCGATCGGGTCCTCGAGGGTGAGGACGTTGCGGGTCGCGTCGGCGACCTCGGTGAGGCCCGCGTACAGCGTCGAGGTCTTGCCCGAGCCGGTCGGTCCCGTGACCAGGACGAGGCCCTGCGGCCGTTCGAGCGCCTCGAGGAGCTGATCCTCGGCCGTGGCGCTGAGCCCGATCTCGGCGAAGCCGATGCGCTCGGTGCCCTGCGGCAGGAGGCGCATGACGATGGTCTCGCCGTCGAGGGTCGGCATCGTGGACACCCGCAGGTCGATGCTCTGACCGTCCAGACGCACCCGACAGCGGCCGTCCTGCGGCAGTCGGCGTTCGGCGATGTCGAGGTGCGCGAGGATCTTCAGGCGCGAGCGGACCTGGGCGGCCAGGGACCGCGGCACCCGTGCAGATTCGCGCAGCAGCCCGTCGACGCGGATGCGGACGCGGAGGCCCTCGGCGTCCGACTCGAGGTGCAGGTCGCTGGCGCGGAGCGCCGCGGCATCCGACAGCAGTTGGTGCACGAGGCGGACCACCGGTGCGGCGTCGTCGGGGAGCTGGCCCTCCTCGCCGCCGTCCTCGGTGGCCGGGTCGTCACCGATCTCCTCGAGCAGATCCTGCGTCGCGTCGGCGCGGTAGACCCGCCGCCGGGCGCTCGCCAGTGCCGAGGAGCTCGCGACCTCTGGCCGGACCGATCGCACGCCGGCGACCAGGCGGATGTCGTCGAGGACCGAGACGTCGGACGGGTCGTCGGTGGCGATGACCAACACCTCGTCCTCGAGCCGCAGCGGCAGGATCCCGTGGCGATCGGCGAGCCACGGCGGGACGAGCCGCACCACGTCGGCGTCGGGGACGAGGTAGGTCACGTCCACGCGGGGGAGGCGGAGCTGGCCGGCGATGGCGTCGGCGACCTCGTCCTCGGTGGCCAGCCCGATCCGTAGCAGCACGTCGCCGAAGCGTTCCCCGGGCAACCGTCGGTGGATGACCTCCTGGACGGCCGCTTCGTCGAGCACGCCGGCGTCGACGAGCATGTCCCCGATCCGCCGCCTCGGTGCCGCATGCGGGCTGGGTGGTGGCTGGGTCGGAGCGGGGCTGTTCACGGACACGCTGGCTCCATCGGCGCGGTCTGCGACGGCACGTTCTTGAACCGGCGTGATGGCTGCGCCCTCCCCGTCGGCCGTGATCGCTCGCGCTGGAGCGTTCGGGTGTGATCACGCGCCGGGCGGGCGCTGCCCGGAGAAGATGGCGCGGGCCGTGGCGAGCGTGTCGGCCTGCGCAGTTCCCTTGTCCTCGCGGTAGCCACGGACCCGGGCGAAGCGCAGCGCGATCCCACCCGCGTACCGGGTGGAGCGCACGAAACCGTCGAGGGCGATCTCGACCACCAGCTCCGGTCGCACGTGGACCACGTGCTGCTCGCGGCGCACCTCGCGCTCGAGGAGGGCTGCGGTCTGCCAGGTCAGCGTGGCGTCGGTCAGGCCCTTGAAGGTCTTGCCGAGCATCGTGAACCCGCCGTCGGGGCCCTCGACGTCGACGGGATCGCCCGGTTCCGCACGTGCGCCGAGGTGCAGGTTGGACAACCACCGCCGACGCCGACCCGACCCCCACTCGGCGGCGAGGACCACCAGATCGAGGGTGTGAACGGGTTTGACCTTGCGCCAGCTCGCGCCGCGGCGGCCGGCCTCGTACGGCGCGTCGAGCGCTTTGACCATCACGCCCTCGTGACCCGCCGCCAACGTGCGCTGCAGGAACGCCTCGGCGTCGGCCGGGTCGTCGGTGGTCAGCGCCTCGACCCGCAGCGGGGCCGGGACGGCCCGGGCGAGCGCGTCGAGCCGTTCCCGCAGCGGCCGGTCGAGCACGTCCTCGCCGTCCAGGTGGAGGCAGTCGAAGAACCGCACGCTGAGCGGCACCTCCTCCGGCGAGCCGCCGGCGGGTACGCGCTCGCGTCCGATCCGCGCCATCGTGTCCTGGAAGCGTCGTGGCCGGCCCTCGTCGTCGAGCGCCAGCGCCTCGCCGTCGAGGACCACCGAGCTGACCGGCAGGCCGAGTGCGGCGTCGACCACCTCGGGCATGCGGTGCGCGACCTCGTTGAGGTTGCGTGTGAAGATCAGGACCCGGTCGCCGTCGCGGTGGACCTGCACGCGGGCGCCGTCGAGCTTGGCCTCGACCACGACGCCGCCGTGCCCGTCGGCGGCGGCCGTCGTCTCGGTCAGTGCCTCGGTGACCGACGTCGCCGTCGACGCGAGCATGGGTTCCAGGGCGCACCCCACCTCGAGCCGGAACGCCGTCAGGGCCGCCTCGCCACCGGTCATCGCGGCGGCGGCGGTGACGCGCAGATCACCCGACAGCATCGCCGCGCGGCGGACCGCCGCCTCGGGGACGGCAGCGGCCTGGGCGATCGCGGCGGTCAGCACGCCGGCCAGGGCCCCCTGGCGGAGGTCGCGCACCACGAGGCGGCGCAGCCAGTCCTGTTCGTCCGCCGTCGCCCGCTCGAGCACCTCGGTCAGGAGCCGGATGCGGGCCGTACGCGACCCCGTGCCCGCTGGCGTGTCCGCGATCTGCTGGAGGGCGTCGTCGACCTCGGCCACGGTGAGGCTCGGGGTGGCTGCCGGGGGCGCCTCGGCCCCGAACACCGCCGCCGGCCCGAGTTCGAGGCGGTCCTGGCGCGGTTCGCCGGACAGGAAGGACACCACGACCGGGAGCAGGTCCACCTCAGCGCGGGCGAGCACGGCCGCGAGGGCGGCGATCTTCGCCTTCCGGGACCGCGTCGCCCCGACCTCGCGCGACACCTCGACGACCTCGCTGAGCTGCACGGATGCTCCTCTCGGCAGCTCCTCAGGCGGGCCCGACGGCCAGGACCGGCGTGGCACCGTTCGCGCTGAGGTCGTGGGCGACGCTCACGTGCAGCGCCACGTCGAAGCGATCGACCTCGCACGCGGCGACCAGGTCGTCGGGGTGGGCCCAGTCGGGCCCGTCGGACGCGAAACAGCGGCCCGCGTCCGACCGGGGGACGCGGGCGAGGAACGGGTCGGGATCCGGGTCGTGACCGAGGAGGTGGGCACCGATCAGCTCAGCCGCGGCGAGGTCCTCGTCGCCGTCCCGCCCGAGCGATGCGCCGGTGATCACGAAGGTCACCCGCGTGGGTGCCAGCGCCAGGAGCGCGGTGGCCGTGGCTCGGGCGGTCACGAAGGACGCTGCGAAGCTCGCACCCGACCCTGCGGTGCGGACCAGCCCCTGGGTCCCCGCGGAGGTGCGGTGGACGACCGTTCGCCCGGCCAGGCGGTCGTCGGGCAGCGCCGCGACCTCGACGGGGGAGTTGCCGAGGTCGAACCCCTCGATCGGTACCCCGCCGCTCTCACCCGCGAGCAGGGCGCCCGTGACCGGTCCGTCCCGCAGCGCCTCGGCGCGCTCGGCGGTGTCGACGGCCAGGACCCGGGCGGCACCCCGGTGGAACAGCCACGGCACGACGGTGAACGCCCGCAACACGTCGACGACGACCACGGCCTCGTCGGGCGCCGCGTCGGCGAGGTCGACGAAGCGCAGCGTCGGTGTCACGCCGAGCTACCCCGCAGGAAGCGGACCAGCCGCGCGTGGCCGTCGACGAGGTCGTCGACGCGGGCGTACTCACCGCGCTGGTGGGCCTGGGCGGTCAGCCCCGGCCCGAAGTTGAGCGCCGGGACGTCGAGTTCGGCGAAGCGCGCCACGTCGGTCCAGGCCTGCTTGGCCGCCACCCGGGCACCGACGCTGTTCACGAAGGCCTGGACCACCGGGTGGTCGAGGCGCGGCGGCGCGGGAGGCGCCAGGTCGGTGACGGTCACCTCGGCACGGTCGCCGACACGTGCCCGCAGCTCGGCCTCGGCGGCGGTCAGGGACCGGGACGGGGCGAAGCGCAGGTTGAGGTTCACGGTGAACGCGCCGGGGATCACGTTGCGGAAGGGCTGTTCGGCACGAGCGCCTGGCGCGAGCCCCGGTGTCCAGGCCATCGTCGCCGACCACACGTCCCGGTAGGCGATGCCGTCGACCTCGACGTCGGTGACGTGGTCCTCGTGCAGCTCGGCGAGGAACGCGCCGGCCTTCGTCAGAGCGTTCTCGCCGTGCCACGGCCGAGCCGAGTGGGCCTGGGTGCCGGTGAACCGCAGCTCGGCGTGCAGCCCTCCGAGGCAGCCGAGCTGGACCTCGCCGTCGGTCGGTTCGAGGACGATGGCGAGCGCGGCCTCGCGCAGCCACGGCACGGCCTCGAGGACCTCCCGCAGCTCGTTGCCGTCGGCCGCACCCTCCTCGCCGCTGTAGAGCACGAGC
Protein-coding regions in this window:
- a CDS encoding SRPBCC family protein, with the protein product MQSITVRRWVPVPPLEVWRRILDLDQLVIDDRALDLEDVVGDLTAGTAPGIGARATITRRSGAHMDRITVHVEDRIEPEHLTVTMTTAGERWLVTITVEEIPSDHGSGSDVRFHAERDPASRPPGHLAVGRRRIHRAAESLTSLLEGLARQLDRSAGGPVTAAQRIAPGRYRAASG
- a CDS encoding glutamate--tRNA ligase, producing MTPAPVRVRFCPAPSGVLHVGSVRAALYNWLHARHHGGTFVFRIEDTDAARATEESMRSMVEALSWVGLDWDEGPDPADPLGAERGGHGPYRQSQRTALYAAVARRLEEVGALYHDFRTAEDLEAWREQARGGQGGGPPVVKAAVFRHGPDDLARFVAEGRPSSLRLATPDDGSVVIDDLVRGEVRFDWSQISDPVLVRSDGSATYPLANSIDDVAQGISLICRGEDLLSVTPRQLLIHELLVRDGLIDEALAEVGMPPREATWQGPTSFAHLPMVVGTDRKKLSKRHGSVAIQEFARQGFLPATLRNYLALLGWSHPDGQERLTDEELVATFDLAGVGRSAAAFDVEKLTAFNGERIRELDPAELSALLVPFLDGTYGDRLLDDPPTEPQLAIVGGLVPLVQERMQRLDEVQAYAPPFLTDEVALDEAAVAKVFTKAGAAAAIAAARRELGDVEWTVEAIEAALRGLPEELGIGFGKVAQPIRVAVTGSSVSPPLFESIELLPRDVVLARLDAALPVAEANAPAG
- a CDS encoding HNH endonuclease, encoding MARDDEPTCREPNCTRAVYARAWCGMHYKRWLRTGSAVRGERPRTCSVDGCDRDAKTRGWCHAHYQRWRSHGDVRADLPLRATGPCDVEGCDRRRHCRGLCTTHYKRVVLTGDVRAHDPIRLVTGDGFEHHGYWIVSVARRDRWLTGGERKIAEHRLVMARHLGRPLRSDETVHHRNGDRSDNRMENLELWSCSHPSGQRVQDKILFAVEMLRRYAPHLLASGDDENGSAR
- a CDS encoding GspE/PulE family protein: MLVDAGVLDEAAVQEVIHRRLPGERFGDVLLRIGLATEDEVADAIAGQLRLPRVDVTYLVPDADVVRLVPPWLADRHGILPLRLEDEVLVIATDDPSDVSVLDDIRLVAGVRSVRPEVASSSALASARRRVYRADATQDLLEEIGDDPATEDGGEEGQLPDDAAPVVRLVHQLLSDAAALRASDLHLESDAEGLRVRIRVDGLLRESARVPRSLAAQVRSRLKILAHLDIAERRLPQDGRCRVRLDGQSIDLRVSTMPTLDGETIVMRLLPQGTERIGFAEIGLSATAEDQLLEALERPQGLVLVTGPTGSGKTSTLYAGLTEVADATRNVLTLEDPIEYQLPGINQTQIEPAIGLTFARGLRHVLRQDPDVLLVGEIRDAETAQLAVEAAATGHLVLATLHTNDAVASIARLVDLGVDRFLAAAALELVMAQRLVRRVCEGCACPDQPEDRVLRRLHLTASDLQDVTPRRGSGCDACGGTGEVGRTAVSEQVTIDQQLRELIGEGATESQLARAARDAGMRSLRDEALALAEAGTITYAEVLRSTPTPTTG
- a CDS encoding ATP-dependent DNA ligase codes for the protein MQLSEVVEVSREVGATRSRKAKIAALAAVLARAEVDLLPVVVSFLSGEPRQDRLELGPAAVFGAEAPPAATPSLTVAEVDDALQQIADTPAGTGSRTARIRLLTEVLERATADEQDWLRRLVVRDLRQGALAGVLTAAIAQAAAVPEAAVRRAAMLSGDLRVTAAAAMTGGEAALTAFRLEVGCALEPMLASTATSVTEALTETTAAADGHGGVVVEAKLDGARVQVHRDGDRVLIFTRNLNEVAHRMPEVVDAALGLPVSSVVLDGEALALDDEGRPRRFQDTMARIGRERVPAGGSPEEVPLSVRFFDCLHLDGEDVLDRPLRERLDALARAVPAPLRVEALTTDDPADAEAFLQRTLAAGHEGVMVKALDAPYEAGRRGASWRKVKPVHTLDLVVLAAEWGSGRRRRWLSNLHLGARAEPGDPVDVEGPDGGFTMLGKTFKGLTDATLTWQTAALLEREVRREQHVVHVRPELVVEIALDGFVRSTRYAGGIALRFARVRGYREDKGTAQADTLATARAIFSGQRPPGA
- a CDS encoding 2-phosphosulfolactate phosphatase — its product is MTPTLRFVDLADAAPDEAVVVVDVLRAFTVVPWLFHRGAARVLAVDTAERAEALRDGPVTGALLAGESGGVPIEGFDLGNSPVEVAALPDDRLAGRTVVHRTSAGTQGLVRTAGSGASFAASFVTARATATALLALAPTRVTFVITGASLGRDGDEDLAAAELIGAHLLGHDPDPDPFLARVPRSDAGRCFASDGPDWAHPDDLVAACEVDRFDVALHVSVAHDLSANGATPVLAVGPA
- the dapE gene encoding succinyl-diaminopimelate desuccinylase; amino-acid sequence: MTTPPVTTPPADLRADLTERLLEHCSLMCVTGDEGPIADATVARYEARGERVTRVRHSIVVDGRRDDGRPLVLLVGHLDVVAPTDDDVTPRLETRDGVEVVVARGTSDMKAGNVIAMAAFEDEQLRAASPYDLALVLYSGEEGAADGNELREVLEAVPWLREAALAIVLEPTDGEVQLGCLGGLHAELRFTGTQAHSARPWHGENALTKAGAFLAELHEDHVTDVEVDGIAYRDVWSATMAWTPGLAPGARAEQPFRNVIPGAFTVNLNLRFAPSRSLTAAEAELRARVGDRAEVTVTDLAPPAPPRLDHPVVQAFVNSVGARVAAKQAWTDVARFAELDVPALNFGPGLTAQAHQRGEYARVDDLVDGHARLVRFLRGSSA